The following coding sequences lie in one Peromyscus maniculatus bairdii isolate BWxNUB_F1_BW_parent chromosome 3, HU_Pman_BW_mat_3.1, whole genome shotgun sequence genomic window:
- the Atp6v1e1 gene encoding V-type proton ATPase subunit E 1 yields the protein MALSDADVQKQIKHMMAFIEQEANEKAEEIDAKAEEEFNIEKGRLVQTQRLKIMEYYEKKEKQIEQQKKIQMSNLMNQARLKVLRARDDLITDLLTEAKQRLSKVVKDTTRYQVLLDGLVLQGLYQLLEPRMIVRCRKQDFPLVKAAVQKAIPMYKIATKKDVDVQIDQEAYLPEEIAGGVEIYNGDRKIKVSNTLESRLDLIAQQMMPEVRGALFGANANRKFLD from the exons ATGGCCCTCAGCGATGCAGACGTGCAGAAGCAG ATTAAGCACATGATGGCTTTCATCGAACAagaagccaatgagaaagcagaagaaatagatGCAAAG GCAGAAGAAGAATTCAACATTGAGAAAGGTCGTCTTGTGCAAACCCAAAGACTGAAGATTATGGAATactatgagaagaaagaaaagcagattgAACAGCAGAAGAAAAT TCAAATGTCCAATCTGATGAATCAAGCCAGACTCAAAGTCCTCAGAGCAAGAGATGACCTCATCACT GATCTGCTAACTGAGGCAAAGCAAAGACTCAGCAAGGTGGTCAAAGACACAACCAGATACCAGGTGCTGCTGGATGGGCTGGTCCTCCAG GGCTTGTACCAGCTGTTGGAGCCTCGGATGATTGTGCGCTGCAGGAAACAGGATTTCCCTTTGGTGAAG GCCGCAGTACAAAAAGCAATTCCTATGTATAAAATTGCCACCAAAAAAGATGTTGATGTCCAAATTGACCAGGAGGCCTACCTGCCTGAGGAAAT AGCTGGTGGCGTTGAAATCTATAATGGGGATCGCAAGATTAAGGTTTCCAACACCCTGGAGAGCCGGCTGGACCTCATAGCCCAACAG ATGATGCCGGAGGTCCGGGGAGCCTTGTTTGGGGCAAATGCCAATAGGAAGTTTCTGGACTGA